Proteins encoded together in one Oncorhynchus masou masou isolate Uvic2021 chromosome 3, UVic_Omas_1.1, whole genome shotgun sequence window:
- the LOC135507924 gene encoding uncharacterized protein LOC135507924, which yields MDQQVKQTLGAAAMELGSLVGNIVPTTSSCPFQPTNNNANTQHVAQSSSQAVAGLASTENKTGEVASQVKPGSAEILASSRCEASISGQACSPQHYTPTSQEGGCACAMPTEMPCYPRFPQNYPTYPPPPPYLPGFHPYYLDLMSGQYVQLSCKCQRYGRVVIRPPGQPVLPQCHHAAPLPVPQCTHQHLSPSASCIQVAPTMGPSCPYGAQSPFSQCIPVPVLANHFGSLYYRPKQRPRMATGVPGSRSECLPTSRRLNCTSCSSSYGPEPATQASYHGGHRGQCGGDVNHGPVPAGALRSLYTPVPCPFGLQRRDAPAQRPCSAPTRRVVPLTTQNQNSPFPSS from the exons ATGGACCAGCAGGTGAAACAAACCCTGGGGGCTGCAGCCATGGAGCTAGGGTCACTGGTTGGCAACATTGTCCCCACAACATCATCATGCCCTTTTCAACCAACCAACAATAACGCCAATACCCAACATGTGGCACAGTCATCCTCCCAGGCAGTAGCAGGTCTGGCATCCACTGAGAACAAGACTGGTGAAG TTGCTTCACAAGTTAAACCTGGCTCAGCAGAGATATTGGCCAGCAGCAGGTGCGAGGCCAGTATTTCTGGACAGGCCTGTAGTCCCCAGCATTACACACCCACCAGCCAGGAGGGGGGGTGTGCCTGTGCGATGCCCACAGAGATGCCCTGCTACCCCAGATTTCCCCAGAATTACCCGACataccctccaccaccaccctacCTCCCAGGCTTTCATCCTTATTATTTGGACCTCATGTCTGGCCAATATGTCCAGCTGTCCTGCAAATGCCAGCGATATGGCAGAGTGGTAATTCGTCCCCCTGGTCAGCCAGTGCTGCCCCAGTGCCACCATGCCGCTCCACTGCCAGTGCCACAGTGCACTCACCAGCACCTCAGCCCTTCTGCAAGCTGCATTCAAGTGGCTCCAACCATGGGGCCCTCCTGCCCCTATGGAGCGCAGAGCCCTTTCTCACAGTGCATCCCTGTGCCTGTCCTCGCCAACCACTTTGGCTCCCTTTATTACAGGCCCAAGCAGAGACCCAGGATGGCCACAGGTGTGCCTGGCAGCAGGAGCGAGTGCCTACCCACATCCAGACGTCTCAACTGCACTTCCTGCAGCTCTAGCTATGGGCCAGAGCCCGCCACCCAGGCCTCCTATCATGGTGGACATCGAGGACAGTGTGGGGGTGACGTCAACCATGGACCAGTCCCTGCCGGTGCACTAAGGTCCCTGTATACCCCTGTGCCGTGCCCCTTTGGACTGCAGAGAAGGGATGCCCCGGCTCAGCGACCATGCAGCGCCCCGACTAGGAGGGTTGTTCCATTGACCACGCAGAACCAGAATAGCCCGTTCCCATCCTCATAA